In the genome of Candidatus Binatia bacterium, the window GGATCAAGTCACTGCACGCGACGGCGGGCACCGGGCCATTCTGCCGGATTGAGGCTGCCCCTCGTGCCCGCCGCGCGTGAGTTCCAAGCGGTGAACAACCTCCTGGGGGGGGGTCCGCCGCCGGCGGCACGTTCTCTGATCGGGACGTGGGTTCTGGGAGACCCTGCCATGACGACCCAACCCCTCGGGCTCGTGGTGTTCATCGACCAATCGCATTACCTGATGATGCAGCAGGGCTCCGACCCCCCTGATCCGAGCGGTCACGACGGCTTCGAGCAAGGGACCTACTCGTGGAATCCAGCGACCGGCGAATTCCACGCCCAGGTCCAGGTCGACAACAACGGCGAATGGGGCTTCTCGCATCCACGGGGAGCCGCAACCATCGGCGTCGCTGGGGATCAGCTCACGTACTCGGAGGTGTCAGATGTCACGGTTGTCACGACGCGGCTGGCGCCGCAGCCCGGTAACCCGCTCGTCGGAAGCTGGGTGGCGGGCCCGGATGACGGGAACCCCGGCCGCGTTGTGGTCACCGTCTTTGACAACGCCCACTACATGTTCGCTCAACAGGGTGGCGGCGGGCCCGGCGGGCATGATGGCATAGAGCGGGGGACGTACACGTGGGACCAGCCGACAGGGGCCTTCACGGCTGCTGTCGCGGTCGACACCAACGGCGAGTGGGGCTTCTCGGATCCGGTGGGGGCCTGGACTATCCACGCGACCGCGTCGGAAATAACGGTCCATGACGGCGACGGCGACCGAATTGGCGCACGCGTGCCTTAGAGATTAGGGAGATGGCGAGTGCGTAGAAACCAACCGGTGATGGTCGTCCTCGATACGTGTGCCTGGTTGTCGGTGTGCTCCGTGTGCGAGACTTCCATCTCCACGTCTGACCGGGGTCGCGAATGTGGTAAAGCGCAAGACGCGGGTGTCCACTGGCCTCCTGTGTCGCGGATCGAGCGTCCATCAGGCCGCCGCACCGACGCGCCGCGCCAGGATCCGAATCTCGATCGGCCGGCTCGGCTGCGGCAAGGGCAGGCCCTCTTCCGTCAGGTACTGGAGATGGAGGTCGATCGCCTCGCGCGCCTGGCGGATGGCGTGCTCGACTGATCTACCCGTAGTCGTACAACCGACAATGTCGGGAACGGTCACACCGAAGAATCGCGGATCCTCGGTCTCCTCGATCTCGATGCGGAATCGCAGCCCGAACGGCCCCCGATCAGCGGCGGATCGGGGCATCTTTGAGGATCTTGGCGAGCGTCCCGCGCGGGACTTCTTTCTTACCGTGGAAGTCGACCTGGATGAGCGCCGGGAAACCTGGCTTGCCATAGAATCGCTTGCTCCCGTTCTCTCGCCGCAGCTCGAACCCGTCTTTCTCGAGCAGCCGAACCAGCTCGGCGAAAGTCATTGCGGCGAGCCTACAGCGACCCATGTGGGTTGGCAACTCGCACGCGGGGGCTTGCGACGCGCACCCACGACATCTCCCCATGCTAGAGCAACGAGAACGCGTTGGACACCCACCACGTCGCACCTGCCACGTTGCGTGCCCACCAGATCGCGTCAGGGACCGCCCGACCCGCGACCGGGCAACCGGAAGTTGTCACGGCGGGCCGTCGCGAGGACCGGGCCCCTCGGGTCCACGTCCTCGCCTGGAGGACGGCGCCGAGCGGCCTGCAACCCCGCCGCCGATT includes:
- a CDS encoding type II toxin-antitoxin system HicB family antitoxin — translated: MPRSAADRGPFGLRFRIEIEETEDPRFFGVTVPDIVGCTTTGRSVEHAIRQAREAIDLHLQYLTEEGLPLPQPSRPIEIRILARRVGAAA
- a CDS encoding type II toxin-antitoxin system HicA family toxin, translated to MTFAELVRLLEKDGFELRRENGSKRFYGKPGFPALIQVDFHGKKEVPRGTLAKILKDAPIRR